Within Anopheles ziemanni chromosome 2, idAnoZiCoDA_A2_x.2, whole genome shotgun sequence, the genomic segment GCTAAAGATCATAGCAAAACGATTTAATTTGGTTTCATGTTGCATGGAATAGATGTTGATGACTTTTAATAATACTTACATAGATTGCAACTTATGGCCATCGTTGTATCGTTTACTAATAAAACGCATCCTAACTTCTTTCCCCCTCAGGCCATCTCGTGGGGTCTGCTCAGCTGGTCGATCATTATCGGTGTGCTGTCGGTACCGGAACTGGCACTAGTCATGTATATGACCATACAGTATTGGGTAAGTTGGCGAGCGGTCGCCTTACGGTGCTCACGTCCGGTAACCATACCGATGCCCCCGCGCAGATCCATCCCACTACCATGCTAACTCGTACGTTCTTTTCCACTCCACTCGGCAGGGTCTACAATCGGCGCACGGGCTAACGGAATTAATTGGATATTTAATACGTTTAATAGTCAACTGTTTGGCACTGCTGTGCGTTATTCCTACAGCACTCAGGTAAGGGAAACGGCTGGACCGAAGCCACCAGGTGTGGCAATTGATTTGCTAATCTAACGGCCGTTTGGACAACGTTTCACTTGATTTAGTGGCGAAAGAATCGCTTCCAACGGCAAGCCATGCATCTAGGAGAGATCGAAGatcgaattgaatttaaaaatagactGCGAATGTATTATAATTAGTTGCGGGGTataatcaaaacattttcttccaaaatcATCACACTTACTTTACGTGTAAGCCCTAGAAATTGCCCAACTTTCCAATTCAACCACACAATGGTAATTCATATTATTGCATGCGCTTGTTGGACAGAACTATGATTAAATTTGATTGAGTTTAAACTGTTTAGACCAAGTTTTTATCCTCtaaataatgataaattacGAAGCTACAATGAAGCATGCTTTTTTACATTATGCTGTGTTTGTGTATTATGCTTTTCGCAATATGTTATTTGATGTAAATATCAAAgccattatttttttctacatcTGGTgaatcattttgtttcaaaataattatgctatttgttttccattgaaaaaatatcataaatatcaaaaatttaagaaaatagcacaaacaaaattattaaaattaactaCAACTTCTTTAGTATGATCGTACAACCAAAAAATCTAACTGCCCAAATCTCCTACCTGTGTAAGTCAATTTTGTATCCAGTAAGCAGACAACAAACTAGTTCTTCTAGTTAAAATGCAACATTTTTCAGTCAAGAAAATTAGTTTTAGTTAACATTTTTATGGAAATTTAGTTCTCAAACAGGTATTCGGATACTGATGGATATTCTCATTACAGATGGCGACAGGAGAAGAAAGTATTATCCCAGCTCGAATCGCTGGCATCGCGACTTCAGCTGACGACCCCTACACCGACCACGCCGTTTAACACCACCAACGGCATGAATTCGCTGCGTGCGAGCAAGAGAAGCACCCAGGGTGGCCCGGGAGTGGCCAGCCGGCGCCCATCGACCGGCTTCGACAACCCCGGCTACGTACCGCACGAAAACGCCTCCATGGACATCGTCCAGCAGTACACGGCGTACAACAATCTGTACGGTTCGCAGAGCGAGTTCAACGCCAGCATCTTCGGGCTCAATCCGTCCCAGTACATCgggccaccgccgccgccgattGTGAACGAGTGCAAAAAGACACAATCGCTGCTCGACCTACGCTTTATCTTTCCACCAAAGTTTCTCACCACGCATGCCACGATCAGTGAGAAGAAGTCCAAAGAATCCACGCCGGCCGGCGACGAACCGGACAGCGTGACGCTGCACAACAACCTGAAGAACCAGATTCACAACAAACTGCACGACGTGCCGGAGAACGGGACGCTCCGACAGGGCTTGGCGGGAGGACGCGAAAAGGACACCAACGCGTCGATCGATCAGCACTCGGGCACGGTGGCCATCTCGGGAGACGCGCCAAACGATCCCATCTACCACACGATCGAGTCGACCAAGAACAACAAAATCCTCGGACGCAATTGTGTCTCGCTGGAGAACCTGGGCAACATCACGTTCTCCGAGTCACCGCTGCCGGTGAAGAAACACGACCTACCGTACTACCGGTACGGGCACAATCTGCTCAAGAACTACGCCATGAACCCGTGGAACGTGCTCGCCTACAATCCGGCCTACAGCGCCTACCCGCCGGCGTACTATCACTACCACCTCATGAACCCGTATCATCTGTACCAATTGCAgaaccaccagcagcaacatgcGGGCCACTTCCCCGGCGCCGGAAGTCCCATGCCCCCGGGAGGCTACTTTGCGGGGCATCCGCACGCAGGTCCGCACGGTGTGCCGGGTGGTCCCGCTAGCTACggcaaaaatcactcccaccTAACGAGCTACGGCTACGGCAACAACCTATACCCGAACGACAGTCGGCAGTCTCTGGGCAACGAATCGGATGACTTTCGAAAGTACCGCGATGTGGCACTATAGTCCGTAACACCCGGGTCACACAATGGACGCGGTGTAGCCGTAGTAGCAGTAGCAATAGGTTGTTATTACCATGCCAAACCAAGGGACAGAGCAATATGATTATGAGTAGACTGTGGATGAACATTCCAAACGGTAGCCGAATGTACTGGAAATACTCAGTTGTAAGATTTAGCATGTAAGAGGgcgagaaaattaaaacaaacgacCACCTTGAATACACGTGGAAATGAAACCGGATAGAAGACCGTAACGACTCAGTTACCTCATGGGGGCAAAAGGGCGAACACTGgaaagggttttgttttggtagactTTTACTTTTCGTACTAATCAAGGACCTCAGCTACCTTCGAATACCGTTCTTGTACAGGAACCTGAAGTGATTACGAAGAATGTTATTTATTATACACTAGCATAGTATTATTAATACAACGGAAAGACGATGATAAACTTTGAATATCTTCGTTGatttttttcgatgtttttacactaaaataattaatgaaaGAATTCCCAAACAACGATGACTGAGCACGATGTTGAAATTCTCTCCGAAAAAgagtataaaaataaactacttCATGATTTGATGAATGAGAGTTGGAATATGATTGTCGACTTCATTAACTCCCTAACTTTGCTTTGTACATCTTACTGTTCCGACCTTAGTGTAGCACAAAGAAAAGCCTAAAATGCAAGACGCTTTCTTGTTTCTTCACCAACTAATACGATTTGtgaatttactttaaaatttTAGTGTATTAAATTCCTCTATCGTTTTGGGTTTCAACCCTTTTCGTCATCAACATACTATTTGATAATAGCAAAATGTAAAAAGCATAGTAATTTATTTGATATAATCCTCATATATATAAATCTATATATCGTTAAAAACGTATATCTTAGctttaaaaattttcaattttgataTAAAGTTTAATATTCTTCTTCCCTGGTACAACAAGTCCCTTCCGTTATATCGGCCTATCGAGACATAATAGACTTTTTGACAAATATAAAATGCGACAGCTAACAAATTATTCCTTAATTAAtcttattttaacattttcgcgGGCAACAACAGTATGGAAATATTTCCGGTTATGGGCCATGTTACGTTTTTCGTAGTAATATGCACATTAAAGGAAAGCTATAAACCTTAGTTTACTTTCCTCCTAAGTAACTATATTGTTATACACTAACAGAAAACATTTGCTGTTGTTTATATAAAGTGTTGATTTATTGGCCCCAAACATGGTTGTACTCGGTGGGtctaaaaaaatgaaatgaatgaaaaaatctaAGAACTTAAGGAATCCGTGACAGTGTCAAATTCGTAAAAAAAGCAATTGTGGCAAGCAACAGCGATATTGTACCGTTTTACAGCCAAACATATActttaaatacaaaaactcAGGTGCCCAAAACCAAGACCGTTGAATGGCGCAATACTGGAAAtggtaaacacttttttaaggaatttttgttttttgcttagGGCGGTCTGCGACAGAGTcctagaaaatcggcccatgagcgctggGGTTTACcatctcgacggcgtgggttcgaatcccaaccgagaccggactctGCCCTGTACGACAGAACTTACTATCGACGAACATAAAGGGAATAGGTTTAGTAAGCCCTTAACAGGTAGGCATGACCATGACGAAGATGGTCGTTACGCCACGAACAAGAACGGTCTGAAGGTCAAACTACAAGCTTGACATAACTCAGCTCGGCCGTATTTGCCAAGTTGAAAAAATTATTAAGTGCGACCCAAAACCGGAGACACTCCATTACCAGCTCGTCTGGTTCGTCCACCACGTATTACGGACTGTGACCGTAATGGTCTTTGAATCTACCTTCCTCTTCATCCGCTAcaattcttttaattttaattaaaactctaTCCCGCCTTTTTGGTGACCATTGTTCCATAGACTCACCGATGTTAGTCATAACTCTAACACATTCACTATCGTAtctgttgtgttgtgtgtttaaGCCACTGACTGATGCTGATGCTTCTTCAATGGTGGTCATAGCTCGTAAGCGATCTTCGTCGGATTCAAATGCCTTCCTAAAACCACCGGCAATTGCGTCATTATCACTACCGGTCATTTCCTCGGAACAGTCCTCTTCGGGGTTGAACGCTTTCCAAACAGCACTGATGGAACTCGAGGACTCTCCGATGATGGTGCCTTCTCTCCCGCACTCCATGTCTACACTCGTAAACTCCTTTCCAGACGTGCTGGTGGATGTTGAAGCCTCACCCATGCTGGTAACGTCGTTAATACGTTCGTCTTCAGTTTTTATCAATGGTAAACTAGTGATAGTTATTGGAGCTGGCTGGAGGGTTGTAAACTCCTTCTCATCATGTGTGATGTCATCCTTAGAACTTGCCTGctatataaaaacaaaaataaaacaaagaactATCAGATCGAAATGGTCAATTATATATTGAAGATGCTAACGAAAGTATGGGGTTTTCAGAGGTATATGGCATTGACAACAATCAGATACAACAttagaagtaaaacaaattaacaaacttATACATCTGTTTTTATATGAGCTACCTAATTAAGGAACTGGTGGTTATAGTATGAACTAGAGAATTAAAatcatataaaatattttacctGCATCGTGTGGTGAACAATGTTATAGTACAAAGATACTCACAGTATTTTCATAAGACTCCGTTGTTGTGCCCAAAAAGCTCATGCTTTTGTACGCAAACCAGGTGGGTTGATTAACTTCATCGCTATCTGAAAAACACcaaattattgtaattttattttagtaaCGATTTTAGTAAAAAAAGCATAAGACGTCCTATAGCAATACATATGTGCTCACCGTACTTCGTGGGCTCAATTTTGCATACACGTCTTTCCTCCATAAATCACGAAGATCAACTTAATTAACATGAACTGAAACAAACAAGTatatgtacaaaaaaaactaaccaaCACACGGGATGGTGCATTCTTTAACTCGAAATAATTCCATGGACATAATGACTTTCAAATTCGTGGAGGCCTTTCGTTTAATTTCGCGAGACATGGTGAATcaactttttaaataattctgaCTACCTATTTACCTATTTCTCCTATATATTCCAATCAATCCTCAAACCCTAAAGCTACAACATCTTTCCCATTAAAATGTACCTACCTTCTCCAGTAACTATACTTCTGTTGTAATTGGATCTGTATTTTCGGTACGTCGATTGTATTGATATCCATTTATCCTTAACACTCTCTGTAGGCAATCCAATTTGTGAAGAAATAGTTTCCCATGCTTCCGCACGTAGATCCTTGTTTTTGTAATCCGTGTGGCGTCTATTCCAAAGGCACTCGTTGTCATGAACACTCTTAATTAGCCAGAGGGTAGCTTCTTCGCTTAGCGCAACGGtctaaaaaggaaaatgaatattAGAAACATCATTAACGAAAAATGAGCTTTAGGAACTTTCTATCTTATATGTTTTCATTCCAATTGGAAATGGATTTCCTGTCTCCAGAAGGAATCATACACAGGTTATCTTccatttcataattttatcttcttctttttctcatcCACTGTAGGGAGTACAAACATAGTTTACAgtgtaaaaatacaaaacactaTGAGGAATAGCAGTTTCAAACCATGCAACATTAACGCAGGTTAAACGATTAACGTATCGTAGTTTTCTTGCTAATTAACATTTACACAGTTTTCCTAGATGATTATCTTTCGGCCTGGCAGTAACCACAAACAAGACACAACAAACACGAGCAGATACTTgcctttttaattttccgtTTAGTTCCCAGCTGTGGACTTTTCATGCATCGTTTTCTTTCTTGGTCgtctaaaacaaaataattgtttgGCTATTATTAATATGAACgcgaaatatgttttattcgtttcaCAAATTAACTTACTCATTCTTTACAACTTGTTGTTTACCACTGGTTGGCACAACACAAACATGGAACGTCAAAATCGCGCGGTTGAAACTATAGGTGGGCAACACTGTGTGAACCTAGTTCGCTCCTCATAACGAACCACGATCCGTTAACGATTCGTGGattgtggaaaaagaaaaaacgttCTTAACACGCTCTATCAAATCCATTCATCGGCATTTGGCTAGGATGGACGGTCCGTTTCCGTCCGGTTTCGTCGGTTTACTGTTTTGTGACTCGCGATCCGTCCTTCGCGAATCATATATATAGTTCCCGCTCTTTGGACTCATCTCTAGTCAGAATGCGAAATGTGCTGAATATAAGCGGAACTTCGGATACACATTCCGcaaatacaattttaaatatcaaCGCACATTTTGGCGGTACTTTAGTAATTCGTgaactaaatttaaaaagtttgaAGTGCTTTCACTTGAACGTGTATTCGTAAAGTAAGAAACTAAGAATGCTGGATATTTGTGCGGCTTGCTTGTTTACCATAATTCTACAGAAGAACTTATAGGATTCATTTGGTAAAAAAATTGccctaatttaaatttctattttttctaatttaattATATTAATTCCAAGCACCCAGCAAAAAAATGTCACGAAcgagtcaaataaaaaaggccCTTGTagcataaattaaaatcactttctatcaTAATACAGAGAGGGCATGATCCTGGTATTAGGTCCATGACAAGTTCTGAAGAAGGGATAATAACTAacaatacagaaaaaaaacattttttttactgaaaTATTTAGTATATTACCTACTttcttttgtttatatttgtaataataaatcaaagtcACCTTGACGAATATTTTGCTTCGCGATTTTACTCTCTTAACcaggattttttatttatttaaaaagatcCATCCCTGGTACCAGTAGATCATCCATCAGGTTGCTGCTGAGTGGCTTACCTCCCACGGACAGATCAATTCCAGCCAGTCCAAGTTCGTTCAGCAGATCGTTCTCCGTTGAGCCAGTGGTTGTCCCTTTGCTCAGATCGATCTCCTCAAATCCTCCCAGCAGTTGCCCATCGTCCCCATTTGCACCATTCGCCCGTCCCGAACCGGCTGACGATGGTTTCGGATCGGGACGCACTGTGCCAGTACCGTTTCCTTCCTCGATAGCTTCCTCTGCCTGCGGCACTTCATCATCCACGTACTCTTCCGCCTGAAACTTGACGGTGGATTTGTACTGAAACGCGCTCGCCTTCAGGTCCACCTCGATCGGAAAGAGATTCGGTATGGACTCCAGCCGCTCGACCGTCTCGGCGGCCAGCGTTGCCAGCCCCTCGATGAACTTGCGCAGCTGACTGGCCAGGTCGCGAGCATGCTTGCACTCGAGCAGTTCGATCTTTTCCAACACATCGCTGCGCAGCTTGGCAAACTTCATCCGCGCATCCTGCCGGCAGCGGAGGATCAACCGGTACTCGTAGTTGCCCGTTTCCACCCGGTACAGCGGTTCTTGGATCGCCGCATAACCGTGCTCCTCGTCGTCCATCTCTTTAATCTTCAAACAGTAGGATAGATAGCTGAACTTGGCGTCGGCGTATCGTTTGACGGTGAGTTTGGTGTCCGGGATGGCCTTGTGCAGGTAAGTACCCATGTCGGCCAGGATCGGCTTCAGCGCCTTGATCATTTTGATTCCATCCTTCTCCATGTTACGGTGCAGTTCGCCAAAGATACGAAACGCTTCCGATGCCCGTGGTTGTGGCTCGCGGACGCTAATCGAGGCGAAGATGTTCCCGAACGCCTGGTATGTCTGCAGCACGTCAAAGTGCGCTTTTAGCATCCTATATAAAGGGAATAAATGCGATCAAAACTAGGCAACCCCATGGATCCGTATCACGTTACCTCCTTGCATGATCCACCAACCCCTTGTACATCGTTTCCGTCCGTTCGAGCTCCTGCAACCGTTTAACCAGCGAATCATTGCAAAGAATAGCACGGGAGAGGCCAAGCGTGTCAGCGGTACTACTGGACATTTTTTCCACCAGTCGGTGCTTCATCTTTTTCAGCACGATGTCGAGCGTTTCACCCTGCGTCGGGTCGGCATGCAGTTTGTTGTAATGGATGACGACCTCGTCCGTAGCGGACTGAATCATTTTGGCAACTTCCACCTTCGTTTTACCCTTCACCGAAACACCATTCACTCCCAGCAGCTCGTCACCGCTCTGCAGTGTTCCTTCACGTGCCGCAGGTGTTCCATCGAAGACCTTCGAATTAAAAGTGCAAACATACAATGAAAGATGTTCATGTAGGCCAACCGTTACGAGTTATCCACTAACCTGCACAATGTAGAGACACGGACATAGCGGGGCGCCACCTCCAATGCTTATCCCGATCAGGTTACTGTTATCCTTTTTAACAACAACCGTCCCTGAACTAACAGTCATTCCCCTGTATGGAAAGAGTTACAATTTCAAAGTGGTTGAATTATTCAAAGGGAAGGGCTATGATTTTCTACGTCGATTTATTCTTTATGTCTACAGTTTAGCATAGGAAATGCAAACAACCAACCACATGGAACGCATGCTTTGATTCCAAGACAGTAAAGCAAAATCACACAAATATGCACATAATCGCTCCTTCACCGTCCGGAATAAAGCAGACATAGCAGACATCCTCCCACCCGTGGCAACATTTACTAACTACTACGACTTCCGCTAAGGTTCCACACAAACagccacacacaacacacttaCAGGCGCTCCATTTCCTGGCGCTGGCAAAGCATAATGATCCTGTTATCATCCACACACCCGTCCGCATACAGCACCGGATCCGGAAGGTCATCATTCGACATAAACGCTATCTCATCGAGGCGAGGTTTCGTAGTTGCCTTCGGTTCTCCCTGTCGCTTCAATGGGTCTTCCAAAGATCCATTGCCGTCTTCACCATCCTCCCATAGGATCTGCGCTTCAttggatttctttttcccatcTTTTCGTCGTTCCGGTTTTCGCTGGTCGCCCTTGCTATGTACCGATGGGTCCGATCGGTCAGTAGGTGTGTCCACAGCGATGAGATTTGCCTCACCATTGTCCACCAGCAGCGTCTTCCCAGGATGGGTATTACTAGATCCAGCCCTTCCGGATCCACGACGAACCAGTCAACCGGAAAGCAAAGCAATTAACATCGATCGCTGCGTTTGACCACACCATCCCGCTGGGAGGCGAGTATCCTTTTGCGTTTGAAGGGTTTCTCCTCCTAGTGTTTTCATGCTACTCACATTTCTTCGCCATTTTCAAACAGTAACAGGGAGGTCGTTTCCTCGCTATCAAACCAATCCGATACCTTTCCGGTCTCCATCGCCTTCGTGAGGTGTTTATAGCCCTTACTTTCTTCAGCCCTTCACAGAAGCAAAGGGTGTCATATGCACGTTAGATTGTACCTCTCGTAACCTTTTTTCGTGTTGTAAAACTCATCGATGGGGTGGTTAATAGCCATCAGACACACTTACACAAAAAGGAAATGCACACAACAGTACGAAATAtaatgaacaaacaaacagacggATAAGGAGCATGCGTAAAATTCGGTGTGGTACAATTGCTGAGAACGTATGCAAACAAGTGAACATATGTTTATGGAAACGCAGTGAAAAAGcggtttgaattatttttgtgtttttttttcacatgtggtaacatttacCAAACGATTTCATTGAATGATCCTTGCTCATTTGGCTATACTTCTCTTTATAAACGGTTTTATATCACGTGTAATGTTGTTACCACAATTGAAGTAGGTAATTTATACTTCAAAAAACGAATAATGCACAACACTGAACTCATAAACATTCCAGAGCGTGTGAAACTTAGAACGTAGATTCAAAAACATAGCTTACATTTTATCTTCCTCGTAGAAATAATCATAATCGCAGTCCTGTAGCATGCTGGATGTGCGAGTTCAGCGCGGCTAGTACCGCGGCCAATACCCCTAGAAGACGTAAACCAACTGGAATGTCGATAGAAACTGTTGAAATCGATCGTTTCTATGACACGGCGTGGGCGGTATTCTACAGCTGGAGCAACACGACCAACACGGTCATGCGCTGTGAGAACTCACATTTAAATGTCTTGTTCGACTGAATCGAGTGGCAACTAATCAAATgtacttttaaagtgcatcATAGCTTTTTTGTCGCTTTGAATAATCTTTTCGATTTAATGAAATATGCTTTTACTGATGTCGTCCACCTATTTTTGATACCACGTTTTATCAACGGTTAATTTTTATAGGACCAGCAACGACGAGTCAACTGTGGTAAACTTGACAAAGGGGGTCTCGTCAAACTTATTTTTAAGTGtctttttgattttaaaaactaaaaagagcTCTATGGGCTCAAAATTACAAACGCGGTGATTTATTGTACGTCCatgaaaataagaaacaaacCTTCAGCGAGAAAAAGATGGGATTAAGATGAACAAAATAATCAACAGTTTGTCAGTTCACTTGTCAAATCCGATTCTCCGAAGTTCGCAAAAATGTTTCACCTGAAATATACTGTATCCCTGGGCAGCTTCAATCCGACAAGTGTCAAATTACTTTTGTTGTGATCcgaagcgaaaagaaagaacccAAAACGACGGCAACCTTTTAACTGCAGAAGAAATGGTCTACTAATGGTGGCAACGGAACAGACCAAGTGAATATTTACTGTGAGAACCTTGCGTACAGATTTTTGCGCTTGTTGGTGTGGTGGAAATCGTGGTGCCTTGACCGTTAACGTCTGATCGGGAGCTGCTCAAAGTCCCAATGGTACGATATGCCCATACGGTCAATGGGGGAGTTTGATTACTCGTACTTTGTGCCTGATAACGCAACAGCATCATTCCGTCCAACCCTTAATCGTCTAACACTGTCGTAATGATTCATTACTGCACTATTTAAAAATCTCCGCCTACCCTTGTCCACGATCATCGcagttgttttggttgttttttgtggttgtttgttttctgttcgcggtgaaaaaaaagaaaaaaaccaacaacaattGTTCGTGCAGCAGATTTATCGCGCAATCGACGTTCATTTATTCAATCATTATCATTTCCTCGCGAACAACCAGCTGGTGGATGCAATGGACATGGACTTGTACGATTTTCCTTTAGCCTTCGTTCGCCTGTAGCTTTAATTCCTTCATCTACCGTTGACCGGCTACGGTTATTAATCCAATTGCTTCTTGGACCATGGGggtgaaattttataaaacgtTTCTTTTCTCGCACCTCGCTTTCGATCCCCTTTCCACTTACGAGGTATCCGTCTGAATTGTGATTTACGATAGTACAGATTGGGCGAAATTTGCCTCGAAAGTTTTGCTTAGATTTTAGTGCACACACCATCGCGAGGATGCATTTTAATTGGTATCGCAAACGCCACCAGCGAAACGTGATCTTTTGGGTATTTCATTCGCTAATGCTTCATTCCGTTACAGGCGCTCACGCCGGAAGAACTACGCCAGCGCATCCCAAACTGGTCGCTTGAATCGGACGGAAATCTTTTGCAATATATGATTTCGATAGCGAAGGTAAGCCCCGTAAACGGTTGCGATGCTCGTTCCGTGGTTGGTTATAATCGTCTTTATTTCTCACAGAATCTCGAGGAGAAATGCACCAAAACTCGGGACAATCTGAACAGTCTGATGCTACAAGTGGACCAAACGGAATTGAAGCTCTCGAACGCGACAAATCAGTTCTCCGCCGTCGAACAGGTTAAGTTTGTTGAAAACCGTGTCGAGGAGGACGATGAAAGCTTCTACGGCCTTCGGCGACGccggcaacagcagcagcatctgcAACAACAGGCGGACGAAGGGAAGGAAAGTTCAAACCGCGGCCAGGATCCGGAGCGGTCCTTCGACGATCTTATACAGCTGGCGGTCGAACGCTCGATCGAAGGGATGTACAAATCGTACGAAAAAGTTACACTAGAGCTGACGGACAGTGACACGAGCGACGACGAGGACACATCCGAGGGCGGTACGCGAATGACCGAGGCGGATCTGAGTGGAGGAAAGACTTCTATTATGCGAGCGGTTCCACGCCATCCGTTCATCGATCGTCCACTGCCGCACGTGATCGGCTCGAGGGAATGGCAAAACAAGTGGCATGTCGGGTTGATCGATTCTGACGATGAATCAAGCTCCGAACGGAAGGAAGAGTACTCGGAGTCGTCCAGCCA encodes:
- the LOC131281907 gene encoding uncharacterized protein LOC131281907 translates to MGYFSKRNIFIYCCVSACLSLLTYLVAFSCEISWILEARGDLPIPAYLLCAQYFILFISSAILIHGLSTAISWGLLSWSIIIGVLSVPELALVMYMTIQYWGLQSAHGLTELIGYLIRLIVNCLALLCVIPTALRWRQEKKVLSQLESLASRLQLTTPTPTTPFNTTNGMNSLRASKRSTQGGPGVASRRPSTGFDNPGYVPHENASMDIVQQYTAYNNLYGSQSEFNASIFGLNPSQYIGPPPPPIVNECKKTQSLLDLRFIFPPKFLTTHATISEKKSKESTPAGDEPDSVTLHNNLKNQIHNKLHDVPENGTLRQGLAGGREKDTNASIDQHSGTVAISGDAPNDPIYHTIESTKNNKILGRNCVSLENLGNITFSESPLPVKKHDLPYYRYGHNLLKNYAMNPWNVLAYNPAYSAYPPAYYHYHLMNPYHLYQLQNHQQQHAGHFPGAGSPMPPGGYFAGHPHAGPHGVPGGPASYGKNHSHLTSYGYGNNLYPNDSRQSLGNESDDFRKYRDVAL
- the LOC131281229 gene encoding uncharacterized protein LOC131281229 isoform X1 — protein: MKSPQLGTKRKIKKTVALSEEATLWLIKSVHDNECLWNRRHTDYKNKDLRAEAWETISSQIGLPTESVKDKWISIQSTYRKYRSNYNRSIVTGEDSDEVNQPTWFAYKSMSFLGTTTESYENTQASSKDDITHDEKEFTTLQPAPITITSLPLIKTEDERINDVTSMGEASTSTSTSGKEFTSVDMECGREGTIIGESSSSISAVWKAFNPEEDCSEEMTGSDNDAIAGGFRKAFESDEDRLRAMTTIEEASASVSGLNTQHNRYDSECVRVMTNIGESMEQWSPKRRDRVLIKIKRIVADEEEGRFKDHYGHSP
- the LOC131281229 gene encoding uncharacterized protein LOC131281229 isoform X2, translating into MKSPQLGTKRKIKKTVALSEEATLWLIKSVHDNECLWNRRHTDYKNKDLRAEAWETISSQIGLPTESVKDKWISIQSTYRKYRSNYNRSIVTGEDSDEVNQPTWFAYKSMSFLGTTTESYENTASSKDDITHDEKEFTTLQPAPITITSLPLIKTEDERINDVTSMGEASTSTSTSGKEFTSVDMECGREGTIIGESSSSISAVWKAFNPEEDCSEEMTGSDNDAIAGGFRKAFESDEDRLRAMTTIEEASASVSGLNTQHNRYDSECVRVMTNIGESMEQWSPKRRDRVLIKIKRIVADEEEGRFKDHYGHSP
- the LOC131280945 gene encoding PRKCA-binding protein, whose product is MTVSSGTVVVKKDNSNLIGISIGGGAPLCPCLYIVQVFDGTPAAREGTLQSGDELLGVNGVSVKGKTKVEVAKMIQSATDEVVIHYNKLHADPTQGETLDIVLKKMKHRLVEKMSSSTADTLGLSRAILCNDSLVKRLQELERTETMYKGLVDHARRMLKAHFDVLQTYQAFGNIFASISVREPQPRASEAFRIFGELHRNMEKDGIKMIKALKPILADMGTYLHKAIPDTKLTVKRYADAKFSYLSYCLKIKEMDDEEHGYAAIQEPLYRVETGNYEYRLILRCRQDARMKFAKLRSDVLEKIELLECKHARDLASQLRKFIEGLATLAAETVERLESIPNLFPIEVDLKASAFQYKSTVKFQAEEYVDDEVPQAEEAIEEGNGTGTVRPDPKPSSAGSGRANGANGDDGQLLGGFEEIDLSKGTTTGSTENDLLNELGLAGIDLSVGGKPLSSNLMDDLLVPGMDLFK